A segment of the Lycium barbarum isolate Lr01 chromosome 7, ASM1917538v2, whole genome shotgun sequence genome:
TTGACCTGCACGTCACCATTATAAAGAAATTATTTATAATTTATCGCACCAAAGTATTATCCCAATTTAcaaaggaagatgaattaaagactgcaaattaatttttcctttttcttgttaCAACGGGTGCCTTTTCTATAAAgggaaaaagcataaaaagatgTACCCCTAAACTATGTCCAGATTTTTAGTAACACACTAAATCTTTGTAGCGGTCCTATTACCCCCAAATAATTTTTAAATGGAATTAAGACCGCCATGAAACTGGACAACCAGATTTTTGGTATACGGGTTTTGTACAcgtgtttgtatatattttgtaagcttttttcatttttttttcttcatattacatttctttttctttattttcatttCCTTCCTCTTTGTTTCACACCCACTCTCTCTTTCCTCATTTTTGTTGCCACCATAAATCTAACTAGAGCAATTAGTCATTAGGACAAAACTTAGGAAAAGTGATAGATTTCCTTTTTCAGATCTACTGGTGGTCGGTCGGTGGTGGTGGTGTAAAGGTGATTTTCATGTTGTTTTTTTGAGTTTTACAGTGGAAGGAAGAAGATGGAAGTTCACCAATGTTATCCTCATAAGTAAATCACTGCAAGCAGCCTTTAATTTTATCTttttaaaatcacattatatATTTTTATAAGATCCCATTCTACATTACTTTCATGTCGAGATGGCTTGAAATTTTGACATTTAGTTTCTTTTTCATGGAGGTTGAATGAATGGATAGATTTGAATTTATAAAATTGTGGAATAGGCAAAAGAAGACAAGGCTTTTGTTTTAAGCATTTgaatatttttctagaaaactCATAATACGATTCAATGATGGTGGTTCACCAAATTAGCTAGGTAATTAGCCGATCTAGAGAAAGAGGAAAGTTTGAGCTGATGAATGAAAggaattcttttttaaaaaaataaaaattgattgtattttcaaataaaaataaagaaagaaaatgataTCAGCTTTAGTTTAGTGATAATAAATAAATGTAATTAAATATAAATAGGCCAATTAATAAGTGACATGTGTATATGCTAATCAACTTTTAATTTATGTGTATATGCTAACCAACTTTTAATTTATCTTTCGCATCTCACACTCCTCCAAGAGAGTGAACACAAACTCTCTGCCACGTTATCACTTAAGGATATGTTAATTccatttaaaatttatttagggAACAATAGGACTCCTGCAAAGATTGAGCGTTTTACTGGAAATTCGACCATAGCTCAGGGGTCTTTTTATGCGTTTTCCCTAAAAATTTCAAGGCTATATGAACAAATCCAATTTGAAGTGGGCTATGGAAAATAGTTTCCTATATGTACTCACAATAAACATACTTCTTTTAGAAGCTCACGAATACGCAATTGTCTCGTATCCACAAATATAGAAGGTTAGTAATTATATAAAAGCTTAAATTTAGAAACTCTATTTGAGGCTTAAAAATAGTAGTAAAGTCGTAAAAACAGAATTACTAAAAGGATTCGAATCTACAGaagaaattctttttcttttctctaaatggatatatataaataccaatTATAGAGAAATTTAATCATCAACGGAAACAAgaaagattaattcttaccttctttcttatttccaaagatTCACAAAAGCCCATTTCAAATATTAAACTTCTACATAATTCTCCCATCATTTAAGAAAAATTAGCTTCAAAGGAATTGATTGAATAAGAAATAAGGTAATATTTTCTCTTGATCATGCATGTAATAAATTAGTGAGTTATCCTTCACATGCATAGACACATAACAGTGATCTTAGAAATGTTATAAAATCtaaattagaaatacacaaaAAACTTTCTTCATATTGCAATTCAATAATTTAGGTATATATAGAACACGTTAATTCTATTTAATCCTATTTGTACAGCATAATTTTCCGGGAAGCAAATTCAATAGAAACATTTCAGACTATTGACTCTCCCCATGCACGAAATGACATTTTTGCATCGTTCTTGAATTTTTACAACTAATTGTACTTCTTGTCGTCTTGTTTCACATCAAAAAGGTAAAATTTTCTCGGACTCTCTCATATTCAAAATTTAGAAATTCCTAAATTTATTTATGTAAATGAATTGAAATTGatctattttatttttcttcttctaattTTTTTACATCGTGATTTTTCAGGACAAGAAAACCATCATGAAGACCATCACCTTAACATTGTACATGACATTATTGATCTTCGTGGTCATCAATTTTTCACATATTGAAGCCACCGGTAGATCACCTCCAAATGAAAAATTAATTATGGTGAAAAATAACCACACAAATTACCTTAGCATTCGATGTTTTTCCTTTGATAACGATCTCCCGTTAGAGCATTTGAAGCCAAATCAGGAGTTCAGTTTTAAGGTGAATATTAGAACAATTTTTCCAACAGCTACCATGTACAATTGCTCCACAAACATGGGCACTTTTGTGGCATTTCGATCAGACTATCAGTGTGTTACTGATTCAGATCCTTGTCAATGGATGTTTGATGAGAATTTCACATATCGCTACCGTCCCAAGAATAAAATGTGGACACTTTATGAGTACAACCCAAACTATGAGTCTCTTACTAGAGGAGGAGTCGCGAAAGGGTATTATGTTAATTGATAGCTATGCTGCTCggatttgcaaaaaaaaaataaaaaattggatgGAGGATATGACACGAGTGCGGTGATATTTTTGGAGGATGCGAGCAACATAAACTAATTTCATAAAAAATGGCCTAGTGAAAGGGGAATCCATGACTCAAGAATGTAATTGGAGAGTATATATCATGATTAGAATAATCAGGTGTCAGGAAGCAGCGCGCTGACAAAACAGATTATGAATGATGATGAAATATATCACAGAAGAAAAACATGCCAAAGGAGACATAAAGTTAACATGGTTTAATCATTCGACTTACATTTGCAAGCAGAGATAATAGTCCATTGTTATAATGCTACTTGGTTATGACTTTTAAGATAGCTCTCAAATATTTAAGTTTAGCGTTGAATTACTTAGGAAGCTAGTCATGCAGGGATTGGATTAGCTATATGGGACTGTAATCCATGAATTAGTAATGCGTGAGTTGTAACGCATGTATTAGTAATTCAAGGATTACAATACATGAATTGTAATGTAAgaattatttaaaaataaaataaaatggtaAGACTTATTTGTCGTTGAATATTTGATTTATTATATCATACATTGtatctttcttaaattttttcaaacaaaaaaaaaaaaatctatatgaAGAGTCATTTTTTTAAGTGAGAATAATTTGAGTTATTTTGTTTGTATATACTCTCTATGTTTCAGTTTATGTAAATCTATAGCTATTACCACTATTTAGGGAGTCTATGAGATGGTTCTTTGCCCATATTTTCCttgtatattttttaaaattattaaattataaattatcatgactcATAGTACTTTtatatagtttctaaatatataaattttattattacaaacttgaaaaatctatGAGCAAAGTTATAAAATTTGACCCTCGTACTTTAAAAagtttcacataaattaaaacagagagaGTATTTAATGAGTTACATTCAAACTTACAAAGTggaaatttatataaaaaaaataagtaaaagCAAAATGGAACACAATCCTATATTAACACAAACAACCGTATTTGTCAATCGTCGCACCGGGTTTGCATAGTGGGATTTACGTTTCTCGAGTGGTTCGCAAGCTATTGCACAATGAGCAAGTTCTCAGTGTGGACCCAAAGATAACGGCCGCGGATTTTCTtgaaagttcaaaaaaaaaaaaaggaaaagggccaaatatacccctgtactatcgaaaaagagtcaaatatacccctcattacactttgagtccaaatatacccttacagttatactttgggcataaatatacccctttactGTTAAAGTTGACCAAAGTTAATATTTTTAATGAAAAAAATGTCATGTGTCATGTGGCATGTCACCTCTTTGTCCAAATCCAATTTTAACCCTCCTTCCTTCCATGTCATTTTTCACCATTTGCACCTCCCCCTCCACCACTACTACACCACTATATCCATCACCATTTTCACAAACTCGAAAGGTGAAAGAAATCAAATTCTTCAAATGACTCATCCCAATAATAGTAAACTTTGTAGAATTACTTGATGACAACCCAATTAGAGTTCCGTGGAAGCTTTTGTGGTCCGGTAAAGTATAGGGGCTTTTAGGCTTGAAATTTCTTAGCAGCATATTATCAAACAGTTCATGTGCACTCTCTTGACCTAACAAAGTGCAGTTTGAATTAAAACTCGATAGAGTTCTGTGGAAGCGTTTGTGGCTGAAGAAAGTTTGCTCCGAATTTCTTAGTCATATGATTGGTTCATTTTTCTTCAAAATCAACCTAATATTCATCATAGATGTTTTAACTTTGAATATAGAAACAAGACAGCAGTTAATTGGGATGAGTCATTTGAAGCATTTTGATTTCTTCCACCTTTCGAATTTGTGAAAATGGTGGTGGGTATAGCTATGGAGGCGGAGGTGCAAATGGTGAAAGATGACATGAAAGGAGGGAGGGttaaaattgaatttggacaatgAGGTGGTATGCGACGTGACATTTTCTTCGTTAAAAATATTAACTTTGGTCAACTTTAACGGTGGAGGGGTATTTTTGTCGtcagtataactgtaagggtatatttggatccaaaatataacgaggggtatactTGACCCTTTTTCGATATATTTAGCCCTTTccggaaaaaaaaatatatttgtcAAAAGAAAAGGGAGTTTCTATTCACAATATCTTATATTTACTTGTCACTACATATTGTAAACGGACTGTTTAATTAATAAGAGAATAAGAGAATGGGTTAAAATGGGTTAAAAAACAATAAGAGAATACCCATTAAAGAATATTAAGAAAAAATTGGATAGAAAGAACAACGCTAAAGTTTGGGTTACTACTGTTCCTAGTGATCTTTCTGATCATATTGAGTGACTTAGTTTGTAGGGTTATTAGCATTTTTGGTCCCTCATTTATtgaataaattttaattttgctcCCTGTAATATTTGACTAAGTATAGTTAACCTACAATTAATAGAAATGTGCACTTTTAATCCATTTGCTTGTAAATATACAATTCACATTAATTATTAGTTGTTCTGCCATTTAATTACCCATTTATTATGTTAAGTATGTGTTAAATCGGTAATATTTGACAGTAAATATATTTCTAAAAGTAGTTCAGATACAACATATCTCGTACATAAAAGGACTAAAAACACACATTTTGATTAATTAAAGATTAAaaacccgtttggccatgaaaaaatTTCACTTTGTTTGgaaaaattatttcactttatttgataaTCAACGTTTTGACCATGAaattttcaaatacaacttgaaattgtatttgaaatttgaaaaacacttaaaacttttttttttttaactttcagtacattcaaacaaccaaatacttttgcaaaaactataaccacacacaaccccaacttcaactcctacttcaaaattccaaataaagtgaaaaatatttaattttcatgACCAAATGCCTACTTAATGTGTTTCATTAGATATCACAAAACTCAAAATCAGAATTTACCGATAGATCACAAATCCTATCGTATAAATTTTCAATGAGTAAAAACAAACTtacaacaagaacaacatacTCAGCGTAATTCTATAAGTGGGGCCTGGAGAGTTATATCtacacagaccttacctctatctCCACCGAGATAGAGAGGCTATTTTCGGATAAAAACAAACTTAAAAAATGTaacatttatatttataaaaagaaGAATAAGTAAAAGCAAAAAAGTGAACACAATCCTATATTAACACAAACAAACATATATGtcaccaaacaaaaaaaaaaaaatgtcaaccaatttattttcttctttatctTCTTCATGTTCACTCTTTCCTTCTCCTCTAATCCATTCCGGTAACCTTCGCCGGCGTTTCAACTCTCGGCAGCCACGCGCCGCCCCACGCGCCGCCGTGACATCTtcatcttcagtggcatttccaAAGAAAAAGCAGTGGAAACAAGGTGAATTTCCAGGTTTTACTGAACAGAATGGGTTAAAAAACAATAAGAGAACACCCATCAAGAATATCAAGAAAAAATTAGATAGAAAGAACAATGCTAAAGCTTGGGTTAATACTGTTACTGAAGAACTTTCTGATCATATTGATAAAAAACAATGGCTTCAAGCTCTTCAGGTTAGTTCTTGCTAAAACCCCTTTCATTTCTTGATTTTGCATCTTTTTCAATATGCTtatttaaggggtcgtttggtagggtgTATAAGAATTTGGTAGGGTGTATAAGAATAATGCGGTGTATTAGTAATGCTGAGATTATTTCTTATCACTGTTTGACTGAGCACAAAGTTTAAGGAATGAAAAGAGATTTTTTAGTCTTGTCATCCTAAAATAAAGATGTGTGTGTGGTTATAACTTGCTACTATacgtaggatgtttgaattgtctaacttactaaatatagaaagctAACACATTTTTTGGGATAGATTAGAAAGGAAAGTGAGACTTAAATTTGGACGaagggagatttttttttttttttttttttttttttgtgtatcaCCCATTTCTCTAAAACCCCTTTTGCTCTTAAACCCCCTTGTGAATTTCTTTGTTACTAGAAGTAAGGGCTACTTAatttcttgtaatttttttttttttaaaaaaaacttttgattGAGGAGTAAGGTTAGCTAAAATGAGTTTACTAGGTGCAACACTATGATGACTGAAGATGCTAAATGGAATGAGGTAGACCTGAAAATAAGGTGTCATGTTTGCTTAAAGAAATTATAATATTACAAAATTAATATAGAGTTAGCTAGAAAAAACATAATGGAAATGAAGGAACCATGGAGGCCATACGAGTAGGTAGTTATTGTTGTTACATTTATATTGAATTCTGTGCTTTCTAGGAATCTTCTTAGTTTAGTTAGAGACTTAGTATGTCAGTTTGGAATAAGTGTGAGATTTAGAGAACCTCTACCATCCATTTGATCTTGGGATTGAAACAGAGTTGATTAACACAAATAAAGCTAGCTAAATTGAAAGAGTTACGGGGGTGCTTGATTGCACCATATTTATTTCCACGTGTTGCAGCTATTATGAGCTATGTGAATACTCCCGTCAGCGGATTTGATAGAGAAGATTCACCTTCTGCCATCCATTTGATCTTGTTATCCTGTCTCCATTGCGTATTGCAGCTATATAGCATCATTCTAGCTACATCAAGCTTCCAGTCATGCCCCTGTATGTTATTACTTACGAATTATATCTGCAGCCTACCATTGTAACATAGCCAAGGAAAGACTTTTCTAAGCTACTATCCCCTGCAGCAAATATCCAGTCCTAACATTACATTCTCTGCCCCCCTTAGCTAGGAAATTAAGAACCAATTTTTGTGTGGAAATTTAATggatttttgtttttcttttctaatAACTTATTCGTGATTAATGAGGTTCATTCTGACCTATATACTGTCCAAAACTGGAGTAATCACTTCATTCAAGACCACCCTAAGTACCTTAAGCTCTTTTTGCATATATGAGTTCTCCTCATATCCTGTATCCCCAAAAAACGCAGAGGTAAATGGAAGGATGcctgcttctttttcttttcttaggtAATCTTACTGCATCTCATTGATGTTTGTGCTTGCATTCAGATATTTCTTGCATCATAACTAGTGCTGGTGTTTTGCTGATTGTACCTGCTCtaactcttttcttttttcttccctCTTCCAAACATATGGTTTCAATAATACAATGCATTTTTGCGTCTAGGTATTTGAAATGCTAAAGGAACAACCCTTTTATCAATTGAAAGAAAGTACATATATGAAGCTTCTTGTTCTTCTTGGGAAATGCGGGCAACCAGGGAAAGCACAACAACTTTTTGATACAATGATTGAAGAGGGATTGGAACCCACTACAGAATTCTATACAGCCTTGGTTGGTGCTTACTGTAGAAGCAACATAATTGACAAAGCATTTACTATTCTTCTCCGGATGATTGAGCTCCCTGATTGTCAGCCAAATGTTTATACATACAGTATATTAATTAAGGCATGCGTGGATGCATCCCGGTTTGATCTGGTTGACTCTCTTTATGAACAAATGGCTGAACGTGCCATAGTTCCTAACACTGTCACTCAAAATATAGTCTTGAGTGGTTACGGGAAGGCAGAAAAATATGAAGAAATGGAGAAAGTGGTTTCAGGTAGGGGTGTAAATGGGCGGGCTAGGCTGATTTTGACccgcccaaaagttacttgggctgaaatgagCTAAAAAGCGGGTTGTAACCCAACCAGTCCAATTTTTACTACTcaagttttaatttctttctttgtttttttataattttttagtacctaataattttttttctttattatggctatatataacatatcaaattaaaaaaaatgtctttttgaaaatattttgacaagatttctTATGGGTCAATTTGGGCTGCATATCAACCCAATTTTTTATGGGCTGATATAGTGGATGGGCAGGTCAATGATCAGCCCAAACTTGGATGGGTTGGCGGGTCATGTTCTTATGGGCTAATTTTTCCACCCTTACGTTCAGGAATGCTCGAGAGCATAGACAGCAGACCCGATATATGGACGATGAACACTATCCTGAGCTTATTTGGCAACAAGGGGCAGATTGAAATGATGGAGAAATGGTACGAAAAGTTTAGTAATTTTGGTATTGAGCCAGAGACACGAACATTTAATATCCTTATTAGTGCTTATGGGAAGAAAAGGATGTACGATAAGATGTCATCAGTGATGGAGTACATGCGTAAACTTGCATTTCCATGGACGACATCAACTTACAACAACGTCATCGAAGCGTTTTCGGATGTAGGTGATGCGAAGAATATGGAGTATACATTTGATCAAATGCGTGCGGAAGGTGTGAAAGTCGACATGAAGACTTTTTGCTGTCTCATTAGAGGATATGCAAATGCAGGTCTTTTTCCTAAGGTGATCAACACTGTCCAATTAGCTGGGAAGTTGGAGATACCTGAAAACACTTCGTTTTTCAGTTCTGTTATTTATGCTTGTGCAAAGGCAGAGGACTTAATTGAGATGGAGAGAGTTTTCAAGCGAATGAAAGATAAGCAATACCGACCAGATGACACGACTTATTCTGTTATGGTTGAGGCATATAGAAA
Coding sequences within it:
- the LOC132604465 gene encoding pentatricopeptide repeat-containing protein At3g06430, chloroplastic-like, whose protein sequence is MSPNKKKKMSTNLFSSLSSSCSLFPSPLIHSGNLRRRFNSRQPRAAPRAAVTSSSSVAFPKKKQWKQGEFPGFTEQNGLKNNKRTPIKNIKKKLDRKNNAKAWVNTVTEELSDHIDKKQWLQALQVFEMLKEQPFYQLKESTYMKLLVLLGKCGQPGKAQQLFDTMIEEGLEPTTEFYTALVGAYCRSNIIDKAFTILLRMIELPDCQPNVYTYSILIKACVDASRFDLVDSLYEQMAERAIVPNTVTQNIVLSGYGKAEKYEEMEKVVSGMLESIDSRPDIWTMNTILSLFGNKGQIEMMEKWYEKFSNFGIEPETRTFNILISAYGKKRMYDKMSSVMEYMRKLAFPWTTSTYNNVIEAFSDVGDAKNMEYTFDQMRAEGVKVDMKTFCCLIRGYANAGLFPKVINTVQLAGKLEIPENTSFFSSVIYACAKAEDLIEMERVFKRMKDKQYRPDDTTYSVMVEAYRKEGMTDKIYDLEQEKQMMSASEFSDSLSDEVKLELMPT